In the Leifsonia sp. 466MF genome, one interval contains:
- a CDS encoding helix-turn-helix domain-containing protein: MSREVEERNRRLLRARDAMDRSYAEPLDVRAVAAVAHISPAHFSRSFRAVFGESPHQYLQRRRVERAMFLLRETGRPVSEICLDVGFSSPGTFSRTFRAIVGVTPGAYRKRHGPAVTPHCVQLTVMRPVPGPR, translated from the coding sequence GTGAGCCGCGAAGTCGAGGAGCGCAACCGGCGCCTGCTGCGGGCCCGCGACGCCATGGACCGGTCGTACGCCGAGCCGCTCGATGTGCGCGCCGTCGCGGCCGTCGCCCACATCTCGCCTGCGCATTTCAGCCGCTCCTTCCGTGCCGTGTTCGGCGAGTCGCCTCACCAGTACCTGCAACGACGGAGGGTCGAGCGGGCGATGTTCCTGCTGCGTGAGACCGGACGTCCCGTGAGCGAGATCTGCCTCGACGTCGGGTTCAGCAGTCCGGGGACGTTCAGCAGAACCTTCCGGGCGATCGTCGGGGTGACCCCCGGCGCCTACCGGAAGCGGCACGGGCCCGCGGTGACGCCGCACTGTGTCCAGCTCACCGTCATGCGACCCGTCCCCGGGCCGCGTTGA
- a CDS encoding VOC family protein, with protein MITALNVASIFVLNKDEALDFYVGKLGLEKGNDVQQGTYRWLTVRVPGGETEISLEEPGPPVHDEATGDQIRELITKGALGGGLVFIADDVRALYDTLRERGVTDFTQEPTEHFYGTDMGVRDPFGNPIRILQQGNG; from the coding sequence ATGATCACCGCACTGAATGTCGCGTCCATCTTCGTTCTGAACAAGGACGAGGCACTGGACTTCTACGTCGGCAAACTCGGGCTGGAGAAAGGGAACGACGTCCAGCAGGGCACCTACCGCTGGCTCACGGTCCGCGTACCCGGAGGCGAGACCGAGATCTCCCTCGAGGAGCCCGGCCCGCCGGTGCACGACGAGGCGACGGGAGATCAGATCCGCGAGCTGATCACCAAGGGCGCACTCGGCGGGGGCCTCGTGTTCATTGCGGATGACGTGCGAGCCCTGTACGACACTCTGCGCGAGCGCGGCGTCACCGACTTCACCCAGGAGCCGACCGAGCACTTCTACGGCACCGACATGGGCGTCCGCGATCCGTTCGGCAACCCGATCCGCATCCTGCAGCAGGGGAACGGCTGA
- the rplI gene encoding 50S ribosomal protein L9, translating to MSKVILTHEVTGLGSAGDVVDVKNGYARNYLVPQGFAIAWSRGGEKQVEQIKAARAARELHTVEQAQDLKAKLEATKVKLTVKAGREGRLFGSVKTGDVADAVKAAGIGELDKRKIELPNPIKVVGDHEATVRLHDDLSAVISLQVVAAK from the coding sequence ATGTCGAAGGTTATTCTCACGCACGAGGTCACCGGCCTCGGCTCGGCCGGTGACGTCGTCGACGTCAAGAACGGCTACGCCCGTAACTACCTCGTCCCGCAGGGCTTCGCAATCGCGTGGTCGCGTGGTGGCGAGAAGCAGGTCGAGCAGATCAAGGCGGCCCGCGCCGCTCGCGAGCTGCACACCGTCGAGCAGGCTCAGGACCTCAAGGCCAAGCTCGAGGCGACCAAGGTCAAGCTGACCGTCAAGGCGGGCCGCGAGGGCCGTCTCTTCGGTTCGGTCAAGACCGGCGATGTCGCGGACGCCGTCAAGGCGGCCGGCATCGGCGAGCTGGACAAGCGCAAGATCGAGCTTCCGAACCCCATCAAGGTCGTCGGCGACCACGAGGCGACCGTGCGTCTGCACGACGACCTCTCGGCCGTCATCAGCCTCCAGGTGGTCGCTGCCAAGTAG
- the dnaB gene encoding replicative DNA helicase: MSIAHIGLADGRDPGDARSPERTPPHDLLAEQSALGGMLLSKDAVADVVEVIRGTDFYIPKHEIIYDAILSLYSHGEPTDVITVTDELTKIGELSRAGGAEYLHTLTSLVPTAANAGYYANIVGEKALLRRLVEAGTRITQMGYKAEGEVLDLVNNAQAEIYSVTGTQETEDYVPLTEAVTVAIDEIEAAKHKDGSMTGVPTGFAELDELTNGLHPGQMVIVAARPALGKSTLALDFARAAAIKHDMPTIFFSLEMGRSEIAMRLLSAEATVPLQNMRKGTVDNRDWTTIASTRGRINDAPLYIDDSPNMTLVEIRAKCRRLKQRVGLKMVIIDYLQLMTSGKRVESRQQEVSEFSRALKLLAKELQVPVIALSQLNRGPEQRADKLPALSDLRESGSIEQDADVVILLHRESAYEKDNPRAGEADLIVAKHRNGPTRTVTVAFQGMYSRFTDMAPI, encoded by the coding sequence GTGTCGATCGCCCATATCGGTCTCGCCGACGGTCGTGACCCGGGCGACGCCCGCTCGCCGGAGCGCACTCCGCCGCACGACCTCCTCGCCGAGCAGAGCGCCCTCGGTGGAATGCTGCTCAGCAAGGACGCCGTCGCCGACGTCGTCGAGGTCATCCGCGGCACCGACTTCTACATCCCCAAGCACGAGATCATCTACGACGCGATCCTGTCGCTGTACTCGCACGGCGAGCCGACCGACGTCATCACCGTCACCGACGAGCTGACCAAGATCGGCGAGCTCTCCCGCGCCGGTGGCGCCGAGTACCTCCACACGCTGACGAGCCTCGTCCCGACCGCGGCGAACGCGGGCTACTACGCCAACATCGTCGGCGAGAAGGCGCTACTCCGGCGGCTCGTCGAGGCCGGCACGCGCATCACGCAGATGGGTTACAAGGCCGAGGGCGAGGTTCTCGACCTCGTCAATAACGCGCAAGCCGAGATCTACTCGGTGACGGGAACGCAGGAGACCGAGGACTACGTCCCGCTCACCGAGGCTGTCACCGTCGCGATCGACGAGATCGAGGCGGCGAAGCACAAGGACGGATCGATGACCGGCGTCCCCACCGGCTTCGCCGAGCTGGACGAGCTGACCAACGGGCTCCATCCCGGCCAGATGGTCATCGTGGCCGCCCGACCCGCACTCGGTAAGTCGACGCTCGCGCTCGACTTCGCACGCGCGGCGGCGATCAAGCACGACATGCCCACCATCTTCTTCTCCCTCGAGATGGGGCGCAGCGAGATCGCGATGCGCCTCCTCTCCGCCGAGGCGACCGTCCCGCTGCAGAACATGCGCAAGGGAACCGTCGACAACCGCGACTGGACGACCATCGCATCCACCCGCGGCCGCATCAACGACGCCCCGCTGTACATCGACGACAGCCCCAACATGACCCTCGTCGAGATCCGCGCCAAGTGCCGCCGGCTCAAGCAGCGCGTCGGCCTCAAGATGGTCATCATCGACTACCTGCAGCTCATGACCAGCGGCAAGCGCGTCGAGAGCCGCCAGCAGGAGGTCAGTGAGTTCTCGCGTGCGCTCAAGCTCCTCGCCAAAGAGCTGCAGGTTCCGGTCATCGCCCTGTCACAGCTGAACCGTGGTCCCGAGCAGCGAGCGGACAAGCTCCCCGCGCTGAGCGACCTCCGCGAGTCGGGCTCCATCGAGCAGGACGCCGACGTCGTCATCCTGCTTCACCGCGAGTCCGCCTACGAGAAGGACAACCCCCGCGCCGGCGAGGCCGACCTCATCGTCGCCAAGCACCGAAACGGCCCCACCCGAACGGTCACCGTGGCCTTCCAGGGCATGTACTCCCGATTCACGGACATGGCCCCGATCTGA
- a CDS encoding phage holin family protein, with protein sequence MRFLLRLIVNALALWLTTLIVSGVTVHPYAPDTTATVLTYLLIALIFGLVNAIVGTVIRVVAFPLYILTLGLISLLVNAFLLFIVSWISDAMGFGLHIDGFWWGVLGALVLGIIAWLLGLLIRPVSRD encoded by the coding sequence ATGCGATTCCTGCTCAGACTGATCGTCAACGCCCTCGCCCTCTGGCTCACGACGCTGATCGTCAGCGGTGTGACCGTGCACCCGTACGCTCCGGACACCACCGCCACGGTTCTGACCTACCTGCTCATCGCGCTGATCTTCGGCCTGGTGAACGCGATCGTCGGCACGGTCATCCGGGTGGTCGCGTTCCCTCTGTACATCCTCACGCTCGGGCTGATCTCGCTGCTCGTGAACGCGTTCCTGCTGTTCATCGTGTCGTGGATCAGCGATGCCATGGGCTTCGGGCTCCACATCGACGGCTTCTGGTGGGGCGTCCTCGGCGCGCTCGTGCTGGGCATCATCGCGTGGCTGCTCGGGCTGCTCATCCGGCCCGTCAGCCGCGACTGA
- the rpsR gene encoding 30S ribosomal protein S18, producing MAGKSSGDRRKPIRKGKDGKNAAPAKSVRVGVIDYKDVATLRKFISERGKIRARRITGVSVQEQRLIARAVKNAREMALLPYAGSGR from the coding sequence ATGGCTGGAAAGTCGAGCGGCGACCGCCGCAAGCCGATCCGCAAGGGCAAGGACGGCAAGAACGCCGCTCCCGCGAAGTCCGTTCGCGTGGGCGTCATCGATTACAAGGACGTCGCCACCCTGCGTAAGTTCATCTCGGAGCGTGGAAAGATCCGCGCCCGTCGCATCACCGGTGTCTCCGTCCAGGAGCAGCGACTCATCGCCCGCGCGGTCAAGAACGCGCGCGAGATGGCGCTCCTCCCCTACGCCGGCTCTGGCCGCTAA
- a CDS encoding DUF308 domain-containing protein gives MATAVPAQHSDIHAHSRYWVVPAVRAAVALAAAAVITFTRDAHTAMFGLIVFGVFAIVDGLATGVLSALLAGRRITRVLFAVQGAIGVIAGVLALVLSHSGLGLFLYLVTVWAALTGILELYNGVRERGRDAAARDWLITGALTAVLALVLLFVPADAVLAIGLFGAWAVIVGVFQGIGAATLRSAAHERTPSRGAESGS, from the coding sequence GTGGCTACCGCCGTCCCTGCCCAGCATTCCGACATCCACGCGCACAGCCGGTACTGGGTCGTTCCCGCCGTCCGTGCCGCCGTCGCGTTGGCCGCCGCAGCGGTCATCACGTTCACCCGGGATGCGCACACGGCGATGTTCGGCCTCATCGTGTTCGGGGTCTTCGCGATCGTCGACGGGCTCGCCACCGGCGTGCTGAGCGCACTGCTCGCCGGCCGCCGCATCACCCGCGTGCTCTTCGCGGTGCAGGGAGCGATCGGCGTGATCGCCGGCGTCCTCGCCCTGGTGCTGTCGCACTCCGGCCTCGGCCTCTTCCTCTACCTGGTGACGGTGTGGGCGGCGCTCACCGGCATCCTCGAGCTCTACAACGGTGTCCGCGAACGCGGCCGTGACGCCGCCGCCCGCGACTGGCTCATCACCGGCGCCCTGACCGCCGTGCTGGCCCTCGTGCTGCTGTTCGTGCCCGCCGACGCGGTGCTCGCGATCGGCCTGTTCGGCGCCTGGGCCGTCATCGTCGGCGTCTTCCAGGGGATCGGGGCGGCGACGTTGCGGAGCGCGGCGCACGAGCGGACGCCGTCGCGCGGAGCGGAGAGCGGATCGTGA
- a CDS encoding NADP-dependent oxidoreductase — MTAIPSRTVRFREYGEPSDVLHEERTEIPDPGAGQVRVRVAAVGLNPADWEVCRGFQAGALPRGIGFDVAGTVDAVGTGVDGVAVGDRVFGTADVTGQASGGLADVAILREWFPLPDGLDEAHAATLPMVVKTAVWTLDAMGVERGSTLLVHGAGGMVGFAAVQVALRRGVRVIATAGPSLADRLEEFGALVTPYGEGMPDRVRALAGGDVDLVLDTPRPSPGTLAELIALAGGVPSRVVTISNHDEARQLGARVNLDLLLASGAFPDAGVVAEYAELAARGEFRLPIAGTFPFSDWREAMEASVSGAPHGKLVVLPPQEAPTS; from the coding sequence ATGACCGCCATCCCATCCCGCACCGTCCGTTTCCGCGAATACGGCGAACCGTCCGATGTGCTCCATGAGGAGCGGACCGAGATCCCAGACCCCGGCGCCGGCCAGGTCCGTGTCCGAGTCGCCGCAGTCGGCCTCAATCCCGCCGACTGGGAGGTGTGCCGCGGCTTCCAGGCCGGCGCACTGCCGCGCGGGATCGGCTTCGACGTCGCCGGAACCGTCGACGCCGTCGGAACTGGGGTGGATGGCGTAGCCGTCGGCGATCGGGTTTTCGGCACGGCGGACGTCACCGGACAGGCCAGCGGCGGCCTTGCCGATGTGGCGATCCTGCGCGAGTGGTTCCCGCTGCCCGACGGTCTCGACGAAGCGCACGCCGCCACCCTCCCGATGGTCGTCAAGACCGCGGTGTGGACGCTCGACGCCATGGGGGTGGAGCGCGGCTCCACGCTTCTCGTCCACGGCGCCGGCGGCATGGTCGGCTTCGCGGCGGTGCAGGTGGCCCTGCGGCGCGGCGTTCGCGTCATCGCGACAGCTGGACCGAGCCTCGCGGATCGACTGGAGGAGTTCGGCGCCCTTGTCACTCCTTATGGAGAGGGAATGCCCGATCGGGTGCGCGCCCTAGCCGGTGGCGACGTGGACCTGGTGCTCGACACCCCGCGCCCCAGCCCGGGAACACTGGCCGAACTCATCGCGCTCGCAGGCGGTGTGCCGTCCCGTGTCGTCACCATCAGCAACCACGACGAAGCGCGACAGCTCGGCGCCCGGGTCAACCTCGACCTGCTCCTCGCCTCCGGCGCGTTTCCGGACGCCGGCGTCGTCGCGGAGTACGCCGAACTCGCAGCCAGAGGCGAGTTCCGGCTCCCCATCGCGGGCACGTTCCCTTTCAGCGACTGGCGCGAGGCCATGGAGGCGAGCGTTTCGGGCGCACCCCACGGCAAGCTCGTCGTGCTGCCGCCCCAGGAGGCGCCCACGTCCTGA
- a CDS encoding single-stranded DNA-binding protein, whose amino-acid sequence MAGETVITVVGNLTADPELRYTQNGLAVANFTIASTPRTFDRQANEWKDGEALFLRASVWREFAEHVAGSLTKGSRVIAQGRLKQRSYETKEGEKRTSIELEIDEIGPSLRYATAQITRTQSSGGGRGPGGFGGGSPAVEEPWAASAPADPSAGADVWNTPGSYNDETPF is encoded by the coding sequence ATGGCCGGCGAGACCGTCATCACCGTGGTGGGGAACCTCACCGCCGATCCCGAGCTGCGCTACACGCAGAACGGGCTGGCTGTCGCCAACTTCACCATCGCGTCCACCCCCCGCACGTTCGACCGTCAGGCGAACGAGTGGAAGGACGGTGAGGCTCTGTTCCTCCGCGCCAGCGTCTGGCGCGAGTTCGCAGAGCACGTCGCCGGTTCGCTGACCAAGGGGTCGCGCGTCATCGCGCAGGGCCGCCTCAAGCAGCGCTCCTACGAGACGAAGGAAGGCGAGAAGCGCACCAGCATCGAGCTCGAGATCGATGAGATCGGCCCGTCGCTGCGCTACGCCACCGCTCAGATCACCCGCACGCAGTCGTCCGGAGGCGGACGTGGCCCGGGTGGCTTCGGCGGAGGTTCGCCTGCTGTCGAGGAGCCGTGGGCCGCATCGGCTCCGGCGGATCCCTCCGCCGGTGCGGATGTCTGGAACACTCCGGGCTCCTACAACGACGAGACCCCCTTCTAA
- a CDS encoding TetR/AcrR family transcriptional regulator, whose protein sequence is MPRSGEDARRRLREAALELYGEQGYDSTTTAQIAARAGVTERTFFRHFADKREVLFGGDSELRDTMVGAIAGAAPETSPLDLVVGAYLAAAPLFVAGRPIAIRRAELIDATPALQERAHAKTAALADAVVDALMSRGITEPTARLAAQVGAAAFQRAGAQWYADPSLDLPTLVRDAVDEVRRL, encoded by the coding sequence ATGCCGAGAAGCGGCGAGGATGCACGCCGTCGCCTGCGGGAGGCTGCGCTCGAGCTCTACGGCGAGCAGGGCTACGACTCGACCACCACCGCGCAGATCGCCGCCCGCGCCGGCGTAACCGAGCGCACGTTCTTCCGACACTTCGCCGACAAGCGGGAGGTACTCTTCGGCGGTGACTCCGAGTTGCGGGACACGATGGTCGGCGCCATCGCGGGCGCGGCGCCTGAGACGTCGCCCCTCGATCTCGTGGTCGGCGCCTATCTCGCCGCCGCGCCCCTGTTCGTCGCCGGGCGACCGATCGCGATCCGGCGCGCGGAACTCATCGACGCCACTCCTGCCCTTCAAGAGCGAGCGCACGCCAAGACTGCTGCCCTCGCCGACGCGGTCGTTGACGCCCTGATGTCGCGGGGGATCACTGAGCCGACAGCTCGCCTCGCTGCCCAGGTCGGTGCCGCAGCATTCCAGCGCGCGGGCGCACAGTGGTACGCAGACCCGTCGCTCGACCTCCCGACGCTGGTCCGGGACGCCGTCGACGAGGTCCGGCGGCTCTGA
- a CDS encoding ABC transporter substrate-binding protein — protein MAKRSTVIAASVAGLVVLVAAVGITTAVAGSAQPAKQTVTVRLWDEQVQKAYRTSFAEFEKKNPDIDVKTVLVPWADYFTKLRTDVAAGDADDVFWVNAGNFEDYATGGDLVDVGKTLGSGASKRWQPNVVKQYTLDGSLWGVPQLADPGIGVFYNADLLKKAGVDPASLGSLHWSPDRASDTLLPVLQKLTLDAAGHTAADPGFDPQHIVQYGYNAANDLNAIYINYLGSNGAALQKGDRFVFDTPQGRQAFQYVVDLIDKYHVAPSAADTNTNGDFSRDQFTQGRLALFQTGSYNLANVEQGASFRWGVAPLPAGPAGAISVTNGVIAAGNAHSKHPEAVAKVLLWLGSAEGSAAIGEDGSASPAVVAAQQGFLDYWKRKDVDVSPLYEVLKNGSVQAPQGAGWAKAQDAFGPVFEEMFLGRIPVADALKKAQTAANAAIGAD, from the coding sequence ATGGCCAAGCGCTCGACTGTCATCGCGGCATCGGTGGCGGGTCTCGTCGTGCTGGTCGCCGCGGTCGGCATCACGACAGCTGTCGCGGGATCTGCGCAGCCGGCGAAGCAGACGGTCACGGTGCGGCTGTGGGACGAGCAGGTGCAGAAGGCCTATCGAACCTCGTTCGCCGAGTTCGAGAAGAAGAACCCCGACATCGACGTGAAGACGGTGCTCGTGCCGTGGGCGGACTACTTCACGAAGCTGCGCACCGATGTCGCCGCCGGCGACGCCGACGACGTCTTCTGGGTGAACGCCGGCAACTTCGAGGACTATGCGACGGGCGGCGACCTGGTCGACGTCGGCAAGACCCTGGGATCCGGAGCCTCGAAGCGCTGGCAGCCCAACGTCGTGAAGCAGTACACGCTCGACGGATCGCTGTGGGGCGTTCCCCAGCTCGCGGACCCGGGCATCGGAGTCTTCTACAACGCCGACCTGCTGAAGAAGGCGGGCGTCGACCCGGCGTCGCTGGGCAGCCTCCACTGGTCGCCCGATCGCGCGTCGGACACCCTCCTCCCCGTGCTGCAGAAGCTGACGCTGGATGCGGCGGGCCACACGGCGGCCGACCCCGGCTTCGACCCGCAGCACATCGTGCAGTACGGCTACAACGCGGCCAACGACTTGAACGCGATTTACATCAACTACCTCGGGTCGAACGGCGCCGCGCTGCAGAAGGGGGACCGCTTCGTCTTCGACACCCCGCAGGGCAGGCAGGCGTTCCAGTACGTCGTCGACCTGATCGACAAGTACCACGTCGCACCATCGGCGGCGGACACGAACACCAACGGCGACTTCAGCCGCGACCAGTTCACGCAGGGCCGCCTCGCGCTGTTCCAGACCGGCTCGTACAACCTGGCGAACGTCGAACAGGGCGCGTCGTTCCGCTGGGGCGTGGCTCCGCTTCCGGCCGGCCCTGCCGGCGCGATCAGCGTGACCAACGGCGTGATCGCCGCCGGCAATGCGCATTCGAAGCACCCCGAGGCGGTTGCCAAAGTGCTGCTGTGGCTCGGAAGCGCCGAGGGTTCGGCGGCGATCGGCGAGGACGGTTCCGCCTCGCCCGCGGTGGTCGCGGCCCAGCAGGGGTTCCTCGACTATTGGAAGAGGAAGGACGTCGACGTCTCACCGCTTTACGAGGTGCTGAAGAACGGCAGCGTGCAAGCACCGCAGGGCGCTGGGTGGGCGAAGGCGCAGGATGCGTTCGGGCCCGTGTTCGAGGAGATGTTCCTGGGGCGCATCCCGGTGGCGGACGCCCTGAAGAAGGCGCAGACGGCGGCGAACGCGGCGATCGGCGCAGACTGA
- the purB gene encoding adenylosuccinate lyase, translating to MSALPPQPLSPLDGRYRSAVIGLGDHLSEAGLNRARVQVEVEWLIYLTEHRMFGSSPLTGEQKAMLRALADEFGQAEIDRLAELEATTRHDVKAVEYLVRERLHALGLNHIAELTHFAATSEDINNLSYALTVSAAVSESWLPKFRAVIAELRAQAKQYRDDAMLARTHGQPATPTTMGKELAVFVHRLERVREQIEGGVHLGKFSGATGTFAAHLVADPDADWPRISREFVESLGLDWNPLTTQIESHDWQAELYSRISHANRILHNLCTDIWTYISLGYFRQVPEPGATGSSTMPHKVNPIRFENAEANLELSSAVLDSLASTLVTSRLQRDLTDSTTQRNIGVGLGHSLLALDNIERGLGQIAIDRQALADDLDANWEVLAEAIQTVIRAEVTAGRSTITDPYALLKELTRGKRVDHAALTEFVNGLEIGQAAKNRLLALTPAGYIGLASELVDYL from the coding sequence ATGTCCGCCCTGCCTCCCCAGCCGCTCAGCCCCCTCGACGGCCGCTACCGGTCCGCCGTGATCGGCCTCGGCGACCACCTGTCGGAGGCCGGTCTGAACCGTGCCCGCGTCCAGGTCGAGGTCGAGTGGCTGATCTACCTGACCGAGCACCGGATGTTCGGCTCCTCCCCGCTGACCGGTGAGCAGAAGGCGATGCTCCGGGCGCTCGCCGACGAGTTCGGGCAGGCAGAGATCGACCGGCTCGCCGAGCTGGAGGCGACCACCAGGCACGACGTGAAGGCCGTCGAGTACCTGGTCCGTGAGCGGCTGCACGCGCTCGGACTCAACCACATCGCCGAGCTCACGCACTTCGCTGCGACCAGCGAGGACATCAACAACCTCTCGTACGCCCTGACGGTGAGCGCCGCGGTGAGCGAGTCCTGGCTGCCGAAGTTCCGGGCGGTCATCGCGGAACTCCGCGCGCAGGCGAAGCAGTACCGCGACGACGCGATGCTCGCCCGCACGCACGGGCAGCCGGCCACCCCGACGACCATGGGCAAAGAGCTCGCGGTCTTCGTGCACCGCCTCGAGCGGGTGCGGGAGCAGATCGAGGGCGGCGTGCACCTGGGCAAGTTCAGCGGCGCGACGGGCACCTTCGCGGCGCATCTCGTCGCCGACCCGGACGCCGACTGGCCGCGCATCTCGCGCGAGTTCGTCGAGAGCCTCGGCCTCGACTGGAACCCGCTGACCACGCAGATCGAGTCGCACGACTGGCAGGCGGAGCTCTACTCGCGCATCTCGCACGCCAACCGCATCCTGCATAACCTGTGCACAGACATCTGGACGTACATCTCGCTCGGATACTTCCGTCAGGTCCCCGAGCCGGGCGCCACCGGTTCGTCGACCATGCCGCACAAGGTGAACCCGATCCGCTTCGAGAACGCCGAGGCCAACCTCGAGCTCTCGAGCGCGGTGCTCGACTCGCTCGCCTCGACGCTCGTCACCAGCCGCCTGCAGCGCGACCTGACCGACTCGACCACGCAGCGGAACATCGGCGTCGGGCTCGGTCACTCGCTGCTCGCCCTCGACAACATCGAGCGCGGACTCGGCCAGATCGCCATCGACCGCCAGGCTCTCGCCGATGATCTCGACGCCAACTGGGAGGTGCTCGCCGAGGCCATCCAGACGGTGATCCGCGCCGAGGTCACCGCCGGCCGTTCGACCATCACCGACCCGTACGCGCTGCTGAAGGAGTTGACGCGCGGCAAGCGGGTCGATCACGCCGCGCTGACCGAGTTCGTCAACGGGCTGGAGATCGGCCAGGCCGCGAAGAACCGGCTGCTGGCACTCACGCCCGCCGGTTACATCGGCCTCGCGTCGGAGCTGGTCGACTACCTGTAG
- a CDS encoding gamma carbonic anhydrase family protein, with protein MLISHRDREPSIHATAYVAPSAVLVGDVRVGAGARILHGAVLSAEDGEVTIGEDTVVMEHALIRGRSGHPTRVGAAVMVGPHAHVNGSIVEDEAFIATGASLFPGSRIGTGAEVRINGVVQVNTVLEPGAVVPIGWIAVGSPASILPPERHDDIWAIQRELDFAGTVYGAGPDTSMREIMRRQSEFYGAHADDTVIDGG; from the coding sequence ATGCTCATCAGTCACCGAGACCGTGAACCGTCGATCCACGCGACCGCCTATGTCGCGCCGTCCGCGGTCCTCGTCGGCGACGTCCGGGTCGGGGCGGGCGCTCGCATCCTTCACGGGGCCGTGCTCAGCGCGGAGGACGGTGAGGTGACCATCGGCGAGGACACCGTCGTCATGGAGCATGCGCTCATCCGCGGACGGTCGGGGCACCCGACGCGGGTCGGCGCCGCCGTCATGGTCGGGCCGCATGCCCACGTGAACGGGAGCATCGTCGAGGATGAGGCCTTCATCGCGACCGGCGCCTCACTCTTCCCCGGCAGCCGCATCGGCACGGGCGCGGAGGTGCGCATCAACGGGGTCGTCCAGGTGAACACCGTGCTCGAGCCGGGCGCCGTCGTCCCGATCGGATGGATCGCGGTCGGTTCACCCGCATCCATCCTGCCGCCGGAACGGCATGACGACATCTGGGCCATCCAGCGGGAACTCGATTTCGCGGGAACCGTCTACGGCGCCGGCCCCGACACGTCGATGCGGGAGATCATGCGGCGGCAGTCGGAGTTCTACGGCGCTCACGCCGACGACACGGTGATCGACGGGGGCTGA
- a CDS encoding Pr6Pr family membrane protein → MRIGFAVLRAVFFLLTLAAVIAQFTTSVRSIGDRGGNIAGLVANFFSFFTIDSNVLGVVVLGIGAVLLIVRKGDDPGWFTGLRAASVTYLVTTGVVYNLLLRNISLAQGTTVGWSNEVLHVIAPAYLLIDWLFAPGRTPLRLRAVWGIAVFPILWAVYTLIRAPFAADPVTGKSPWYPYPFLNPQTSPNGYLSVAFYVVLIAVVILAAGYGVVWISRRWRGGRPLPDAAAAAAGVS, encoded by the coding sequence ATGCGGATCGGTTTCGCGGTTCTCCGCGCGGTGTTCTTCCTCCTCACCTTGGCGGCGGTCATCGCCCAGTTCACGACCAGTGTTCGATCCATCGGCGACCGGGGCGGCAACATCGCCGGTCTGGTTGCGAACTTCTTCAGCTTCTTCACGATCGACTCGAACGTTCTGGGAGTCGTCGTGCTCGGGATCGGCGCGGTTCTGCTGATCGTGCGGAAGGGGGACGACCCGGGATGGTTCACCGGGCTGCGTGCCGCATCCGTCACCTATCTGGTGACGACCGGGGTGGTCTACAACCTGCTGCTGCGCAACATCTCGCTCGCGCAGGGGACGACGGTCGGCTGGTCGAACGAAGTGCTGCACGTGATCGCGCCCGCTTACCTGCTGATCGACTGGCTCTTCGCGCCCGGGCGCACCCCACTGCGCCTGCGTGCCGTGTGGGGGATCGCCGTCTTCCCGATCCTCTGGGCGGTGTACACGCTGATCCGCGCGCCGTTCGCCGCGGACCCGGTGACGGGGAAGTCGCCGTGGTATCCGTACCCGTTCCTGAACCCGCAGACGAGCCCGAACGGCTACCTGTCCGTCGCGTTCTACGTGGTGCTGATCGCCGTCGTGATCCTCGCCGCCGGCTACGGAGTCGTGTGGATCTCCCGACGGTGGCGGGGCGGTCGGCCTCTGCCCGACGCCGCAGCGGCGGCCGCCGGGGTCAGCTGA
- the rpsF gene encoding 30S ribosomal protein S6 gives MHQYELMVILDPEIDERTVAPSLDKFLNVVRNDGGTIDNVDIWGRRRLAYEINKKSEGIYAVVQLTAEGDTTKELDRQLKLSEAVMRTKVLRAEEAIAQVAAAQKRADEKAARKAATSEKAGA, from the coding sequence ATGCATCAGTACGAGTTGATGGTCATCCTCGATCCCGAGATCGATGAGCGCACCGTGGCTCCGAGCCTTGACAAGTTCCTCAACGTCGTCCGGAACGACGGTGGAACGATCGACAACGTCGACATCTGGGGACGTCGTCGCCTGGCTTACGAGATCAACAAGAAGTCCGAGGGCATCTACGCCGTCGTCCAGCTCACCGCTGAGGGCGACACGACCAAGGAGCTCGACCGCCAGCTGAAGCTCAGCGAGGCCGTCATGCGCACCAAGGTCCTCCGCGCCGAGGAGGCGATCGCTCAGGTCGCCGCCGCTCAGAAGCGTGCCGACGAGAAGGCCGCCCGCAAGGCTGCCACCTCCGAGAAGGCCGGCGCCTAG